In one Nocardia tengchongensis genomic region, the following are encoded:
- a CDS encoding TetR/AcrR family transcriptional regulator, whose product MRITSERLRADARGNRDQILNAALDAFRDHGTDVPMKNIADRAGVGVGTLYRRFPDRDALIVGVSHAHLTRLAEMAAAARDEEPTAWAGLTRFLAECLELRLGALASAIEPTLHRAIKAHAALFEVRDRISEYVDEMITQARADGDLRADIAADDVKLLMTLQVHSGPGDPDPEAAARVLRIVLDGLRPQPNSAV is encoded by the coding sequence GTGAGGATCACGTCCGAACGATTGCGGGCCGACGCCCGCGGCAATCGGGATCAGATCCTGAACGCCGCGCTGGACGCCTTTCGCGACCACGGCACCGACGTCCCCATGAAGAACATCGCCGACCGCGCCGGCGTCGGGGTCGGCACCCTGTACCGCCGCTTCCCGGACCGGGACGCGCTCATCGTCGGCGTCAGCCACGCCCACCTGACCCGGCTCGCCGAGATGGCCGCCGCGGCCCGCGACGAGGAACCCACGGCCTGGGCCGGACTGACCCGCTTCCTGGCGGAATGCCTGGAATTGCGGCTGGGCGCACTGGCCTCGGCCATCGAGCCCACCCTGCACCGCGCGATCAAAGCGCATGCCGCGCTGTTCGAAGTGCGCGACCGAATCTCGGAGTACGTCGACGAGATGATCACCCAGGCTCGCGCCGACGGTGATCTGCGCGCGGACATCGCCGCCGACGACGTGAAGCTACTGATGACCCTGCAGGTGCACTCCGGTCCGGGCGACCCGGACCCCGAGGCCGCCGCCCGCGTGCTGCGCATCGTGCTGGATGGCCTTCGGCCCCAGCCGAATTCCGCGGTGTGA
- a CDS encoding haloalkane dehalogenase: protein MHASRTPDERFTALPDFPFEPHYTEVAAGDGSDTRLRLHYLDEGPPDGEIVLLLHGEPSWSFLHRHMVPVLVKAGLRCIAPDLIGFGRSDKPTDRADYTYARHVEWMREALFDQLDLTGITLVCQDWGGLIGLRLVAEHPERFARVVVANTGLPTGDAKLTDAFAAWQRFSQETPTFPVGGIIAGGCRTELTPEVVAAYDAPFPDETYKAGARAFPLLVPTRPDDPAAPANRTAWEQLARFEKPVLTAFSDGDPITAGGHRAFQEKVPGAAGRHHTTIAGGGHFLQEDRGPELAAVVTEFIAANPAADTMGTAE, encoded by the coding sequence ATGCACGCATCGCGGACACCGGACGAGCGATTCACCGCCCTGCCCGACTTCCCATTCGAACCGCACTACACCGAGGTGGCCGCCGGGGACGGGAGCGACACCCGCCTGCGGTTGCACTATCTCGACGAAGGCCCCCCGGACGGGGAGATCGTGCTGCTGCTGCACGGCGAACCGTCCTGGAGCTTCCTGCACCGGCACATGGTGCCGGTGCTGGTGAAGGCCGGGTTGCGCTGTATCGCACCGGATCTCATCGGATTTGGGCGCAGCGACAAGCCCACCGACCGAGCCGACTACACCTATGCCCGCCACGTCGAGTGGATGCGCGAGGCCCTTTTCGATCAGCTGGACCTGACCGGCATCACGCTGGTCTGTCAGGACTGGGGCGGCCTGATCGGCTTGCGGCTGGTCGCCGAGCATCCGGAGCGTTTCGCCCGCGTGGTCGTCGCCAACACCGGCCTGCCCACCGGCGACGCGAAACTCACCGACGCCTTCGCCGCCTGGCAGCGGTTCTCCCAGGAGACGCCGACGTTCCCGGTCGGCGGGATCATCGCGGGCGGCTGCCGCACCGAACTGACCCCCGAGGTGGTCGCCGCCTACGACGCGCCCTTCCCCGACGAGACCTACAAGGCGGGCGCGCGAGCCTTCCCGCTGCTGGTCCCGACCCGACCCGACGATCCCGCCGCCCCGGCCAACCGCACGGCCTGGGAACAGCTGGCGCGCTTCGAAAAGCCGGTGCTCACCGCCTTCTCCGACGGTGACCCGATCACCGCGGGCGGCCACCGCGCCTTCCAGGAGAAGGTGCCCGGCGCCGCCGGTCGGCACCACACCACCATCGCCGGCGGCGGTCACTTCCTTCAGGAAGATCGCGGCCCGGAGCTCGCCGCGGTGGTCACCGAATTCATCGCCGCCAATCCGGCGGCCGACACGATGGGAACAGCCGAATGA
- a CDS encoding FAD-dependent monooxygenase encodes MGASVLISGAGVGGSTLAYWLERNGFDVTVVERAAGQRSSGNPVDVRGAALDVVERMGIRDDLKAAGTEVDRLTFVDAAGRRIGSMRTSGGRGGGNRDIELARAELAAILLESAKARAEIYWGDSISGIEQDDSGVHVTFERAAPARFDYVVGADGLHSVVRRLVFGDEQGFVQHMGMYVATLPVDRTFGGDREVVMYNAPGTSVSVHPAGGKPLAAFIFRSPAVAGYDYRDTEQHKRLVIDAYRGRAGMFDELLDQVRTAADLYFDAVCRVSLPGWTKGRVTLLGDAGSSLSLFGAGSSLAIAGAHTLAEELGRAPGDPGVALRRYEQRQRELAKPALRGFRVASELLVPGSRVTIALRNAAVRVASRF; translated from the coding sequence ATGGGCGCATCGGTACTGATCTCCGGCGCGGGCGTCGGCGGCTCGACCCTGGCCTACTGGCTCGAGCGGAACGGCTTCGACGTGACGGTGGTGGAACGCGCGGCCGGACAGCGATCCAGCGGAAACCCCGTCGATGTGCGCGGGGCCGCACTGGATGTCGTCGAACGGATGGGCATCCGCGATGACTTGAAAGCCGCGGGGACCGAGGTCGATCGGCTGACCTTCGTCGACGCGGCCGGGCGGCGGATCGGTTCGATGCGGACCTCCGGTGGCCGCGGCGGCGGGAACCGCGATATCGAGCTGGCCCGCGCGGAATTGGCGGCCATCCTGCTGGAATCGGCCAAGGCGCGGGCCGAGATCTATTGGGGTGACAGCATTTCCGGTATCGAGCAGGACGATTCGGGAGTGCACGTCACCTTCGAGCGCGCCGCGCCCGCCCGGTTCGACTATGTGGTGGGCGCGGACGGACTGCACTCCGTGGTGCGCCGCCTGGTGTTCGGCGACGAACAGGGGTTCGTGCAGCACATGGGCATGTACGTCGCCACGCTCCCGGTGGACCGGACCTTCGGCGGCGATCGGGAGGTGGTCATGTACAACGCGCCGGGAACGTCGGTGTCGGTGCATCCGGCGGGCGGAAAACCCCTCGCCGCCTTCATTTTCCGTAGCCCCGCCGTGGCCGGGTACGACTATCGGGACACCGAACAGCACAAGCGCCTGGTGATCGACGCCTACCGCGGGCGCGCCGGGATGTTCGACGAGCTGCTCGACCAGGTACGCACCGCCGCCGACCTCTACTTCGACGCGGTCTGCCGAGTCTCGTTGCCCGGCTGGACGAAAGGCCGCGTCACACTGCTCGGCGACGCCGGGTCCAGCCTGTCGCTGTTCGGCGCCGGCTCCAGCCTCGCCATCGCGGGCGCGCACACCCTCGCCGAGGAGCTGGGCCGCGCGCCCGGCGACCCGGGCGTCGCGCTGCGTCGCTACGAACAGCGGCAGCGGGAGCTGGCGAAACCGGCCCTGCGCGGATTTCGGGTGGCGAGCGAGCTGTTGGTGCCGGGCTCCCGGGTCACCATCGCGCTGCGTAATGCCGCCGTCCGGGTGGCGTCCCGGTTCTGA
- a CDS encoding DUF1330 domain-containing protein: MLNLIKFQDRAEYASYGVAVLAMVAKQGGRLLWHGEPTQTLIGDADWDYVALVEYPSRAAFIDMVTAPEYDEIHQHRESGIDYTTLIACRPLPTP, translated from the coding sequence ATGCTCAACCTCATCAAATTCCAGGACCGCGCCGAATACGCGAGCTACGGTGTCGCGGTCCTGGCCATGGTCGCGAAGCAGGGCGGCCGCCTGCTCTGGCACGGCGAACCGACCCAAACCCTCATCGGCGACGCCGACTGGGACTACGTGGCCCTGGTCGAATACCCCAGTCGCGCAGCATTCATCGACATGGTCACCGCCCCGGAATACGACGAGATCCACCAGCACCGCGAGTCCGGCATCGACTACACGACCCTGATCGCCTGCCGTCCGCTACCCACCCCCTGA
- a CDS encoding M12 family metallopeptidase → MSSPATIKVCTPKSLPGTDLFAAAKTAVEINPANRPYVRPVTALLPAGTVTKEFISAMTTKYWKSGGVHLAVHFLDTDAADLKARIISHMNAWSPGANIKFSESRSNDAEVRIARTPGDGYWSYLGTDILHIAADQPTMNLDSFSMDTDESEYKRVVRHETGHTLGFPHEHLRREVVENIDPKKAIRYFLEADGWSAATTKAQVLTPLEDSSLIATPTDTVSIMCYQLPGSIMRDGRPVPGGLDIDDQDRKFAQTLYPAKLVTTTHPVAKVAAHAH, encoded by the coding sequence ATGTCCAGCCCAGCCACCATCAAAGTCTGCACCCCCAAGAGCCTGCCCGGCACAGACCTGTTCGCGGCCGCCAAGACCGCCGTGGAGATCAATCCCGCCAACCGCCCGTACGTCAGGCCGGTGACGGCGCTGCTCCCCGCGGGCACGGTCACCAAGGAGTTCATCTCCGCGATGACCACCAAGTACTGGAAGAGCGGCGGCGTCCACCTCGCGGTCCATTTCCTCGACACCGACGCCGCCGACCTGAAGGCGCGCATCATCAGTCACATGAACGCGTGGTCGCCGGGCGCGAACATCAAATTCTCCGAAAGCCGCAGCAACGACGCGGAAGTGCGCATCGCGCGCACACCCGGCGACGGGTACTGGTCCTACCTGGGCACCGACATCCTGCACATCGCGGCCGACCAGCCGACGATGAATCTGGATTCCTTCTCGATGGACACCGACGAGAGCGAATACAAGCGCGTCGTCCGCCACGAAACCGGCCACACCCTGGGCTTCCCGCACGAGCACCTGCGGCGCGAGGTGGTCGAGAACATCGACCCGAAGAAGGCGATCCGCTACTTCCTCGAGGCCGACGGCTGGAGCGCGGCGACCACGAAAGCTCAGGTCCTGACCCCGCTCGAGGACTCCAGTCTCATTGCGACGCCGACGGATACGGTGTCGATCATGTGCTACCAGCTGCCGGGATCGATCATGCGCGACGGCCGTCCGGTGCCCGGTGGCCTCGATATCGACGATCAGGACCGGAAGTTCGCGCAGACGCTCTACCCGGCGAAACTGGTGACCACGACGCACCCGGTCGCGAAGGTCGCCGCGCACGCCCACTGA
- a CDS encoding TetR/AcrR family transcriptional regulator produces the protein MDGRTARAAKNRQAVLEAALALIDEGNLQPTAQAVAERAGVATRSVYHHFRDLETLYVDAAQTQIARHWVVLLEPVDGDLAERIDRLVTLRSELFENVASTRRAALLREYESVVLSERLTESRAALRAHLRTHLPELDALDPAAREAVFAICSWETWDVLRRHQTLPVDAARAAVTAVLTRMLSG, from the coding sequence ATGGACGGACGGACCGCACGAGCAGCCAAGAACCGCCAGGCAGTCCTCGAGGCGGCCCTGGCGCTCATCGACGAGGGCAACCTGCAGCCCACCGCCCAGGCGGTCGCCGAACGGGCCGGCGTCGCGACACGCTCGGTATACCACCACTTCCGGGACCTGGAGACGCTGTATGTCGACGCCGCTCAGACCCAGATCGCCCGGCACTGGGTCGTGCTGCTGGAACCCGTCGACGGCGACCTGGCCGAACGCATCGACCGCCTGGTGACGTTGCGCTCGGAATTGTTCGAGAACGTCGCGAGCACCCGCCGCGCCGCCCTGCTGCGCGAATACGAATCCGTTGTGCTCTCCGAACGATTGACGGAGAGCCGCGCCGCGCTGCGCGCTCACCTGCGCACCCACCTGCCCGAACTCGACGCCCTCGACCCAGCGGCGCGCGAGGCCGTCTTCGCGATCTGCTCCTGGGAGACCTGGGACGTCCTGCGCCGCCACCAAACCCTGCCGGTCGACGCGGCCCGCGCCGCCGTCACCGCCGTCCTCACCCGGATGCTCTCCGGCTGA